CTGATACATTCTCTTCTGAACAATTTTTCCTTTACATCTTTCAGAAGAATAGAGATTACGATATTGTTCATCAATGGCCAGGAAATACCCGGAACAATTTTTATATGTATCATAATTCCAaacattcaatttgaaatagttTTGATGATTAAAGAGCTGGAAAAtttaacattttgaattttaagtGGCAGGTTTTGCTATGAAACCTGGGTAATGACATGTAAAGTGTTTTCTAAACATAATTAATACAGTGGTATTAACGATATCAAAGTAGTTCTATTTTTACTTTGGTGTGATTTATTCACAAAGTATGGAGTTATCAAGTATATATcatttctcatttgaaaaaaacatcaATTGCATCAGCTTCTTCTTTGAACAGGCCTACTTATAcacaattatttgtttttcagaTTGGTCCAACTCATAAGCATGTATGTCAATATCAAAATACTGTTGGCTACTGCAGCCTTCTATCAGAATGTGAATCACAGAGCAGGCAAAGAGCTCTCTTTGCAACCACCTGAAGAGGGAGACAGATGACTGTATAGAGCAGCTGTATAGAGCAAGACATGTTGAGGATAATCTACGGCACTGGATGCTTGCAATGTCTGGTCTTGCTTCGGAGACTCCCTTCAGGCGATTATTTTACTGAGAAACACATTCAACACTAGatcattgaattttatatttccctgttcattttaatattttcttggaATGTTTGTCTTGCTTGAGAAGGAAAATGGAAGCAACTTACCCCACTTTTAACCTATATAAAAGGTACATCCAGCAAACCAAGATTCAAATCACTTTTGGAACGTTCATCTGATCTCAACTGCTCATTCCAGCTTCAGCTCCTCAAGTTATTCGAGGTTGGTGGTGAATTTTACATATTTATAGATTTCAAGCGTTTATACAGATTTTCAAATGTTCAAGTTTATTCAGAAACATTTCTAGCTCATTTTGAAAACTAAGAAGTTCAACAATTTAATGCTTACAATTAATTTCTAATGCATGTCTGAATcacaatagaagaagaaaaagatttcTGCTATAGCAATATTAACTATTCTGGTTCCaggttcattctcatttttgttagttttttatgTTCATTGCATAGCACTCATAAATTTGCAATTGAGAGAGGATATAGAAAGTATAGAGAATATAGGTGTTAAGAGACAATATAGAGAATATAGGTGTGGAGACTATGGAAGTAGATTAGATTAAGGAGTGTTGTAATGTGGGGTTTAAGCATAATTTTTTTGTGCGTGCTTCTCATCTATgatatgataaaggaaagaattagcGGGTAATAAATAGTAAGTATTGATAAAGGAAAGAAACATGTATGGGAAGTTAAATTCACGAATTCACGCATCATGACGTCTGAAATagtggactgattaacttaaaattttgcatatagattctcaatacACCATGGATAGTGATTggcccattttaaatttttcaagatttcagtaggtcaagttttcaaatagacccttgcggagcacgagttACGTGCTAGTCTTCTCTAAGCGAAGTAATTCTCTAGCATTCATCATCATGCCTTTAGAGTTTCTTAGAACTCCATTTTGGACTATTTGGACTATTTCGATCTGCTCAGGGTGTCGAAATTGATTTTCATCTGAGCTGAGAAGAgcttatattaaataatatttacacAATTTCACCATACCACAGTCACACAGTTCCTTTATTGGACCGATCAATCACATTACCAGTGTGACCTGCTATTTCCACAACTTGCAATTTCAATTACTGTAGACTACACTTTTCATTCCAATTACattgaatttcaattactgTAGGATAGATTCATATCAAATTCCATATTAATAACTTTCAATGTAATGAATATTGGAAATTGCATGAATTCAACACCTGAAATCGATAAATTTATGCAATAGATTAGAGTTTGACATCCTGGCAAAATGAATTATGGATCGAATAGAATCGTGTTTTGATTACAAAGATTATTGgtatatattaatttaattttttttttgctttgcAGATGGCCAGTTTCAGAGTTACTTGTTTGACAATCCTCATTGCATCTCTCGTAATCATGAGTGTATCTGGTGAGTAAATTGATCACTTCTGTATACTTGAAAATACATTACTTCATTCGTTTGAAATTATGATTAGTATCTCGCCACTCTATTATCAGATATTTTTACCTTTatgttaatttattcataagTCTTTAATAAGAATACGTCTGTCTGGTTCTCTGGTataaactataaaaatataCTTAAAGAAATTCTTTCGATCTTATCAGAGCATACCTTATCAGATTCCTATAGGCTTAAAAGAAAACTGACTAAGCATCATATAAAACTGAACAAATAATGGTTTCacgaattatttttcaaaaattcatttaattgttattgtaatttttcCAATTCCACTGAGTGTTTCAAATTCACTCTTGTAATGTGTTTCTCTTCACTCTCCTCAAATATGTATTTCTATAACCATGATTTAATGAAATCACGGTTGCAAATTTCAATCACAAAACACTCAATGTGAGCATTTGCAGCCttcaagaaatacatttttatatactTGTTGAATTATCAGTAACTCACAATCACAAATGCCGTAAAAAGCGACTATATACCACAACACAGCACAGATATTGACCAATTGGATCTTAAATCACTTGAATATCATTATGATTACAATACCGTTATCAAGATATACTTTATACACAAATTCAGTCATGTCAATGGAAACTAGTTCTACTGGATGAGAACTTAATTATACAAgcacatttcaaattgattcagCTTTCTTTTCTGGATTTGAATTGCCTTGAACATGACATTATGATTACATATCGATCTGATTTGATAAAATGATTCAATGTACCCTAACTCAACTAAGTTCTCTCAGACTTCAAGTTTTGTATTGTGATACAGcagaaactattcatctataATGCATTATGAATTAAGTGATGCTGAGATAGGggtgattgaataaaaatgattgttAATTGTTGCAGCACATCACCCTCCTGGCTCCCCGTGCTGGGAAAAGGCTGAGAGAGGAAGCTGTAATGGCAAGGTGACCCGCTACTTCCACAACCATGATGATGACAAGTGTGAGCCGTTCGTCTACAGCGGCTGCGGTGGAAATGGAAACAACTTCAACTCATACCAAGATTGCCAGAAGGCATGTGCTCATGCTCACTAACCATCAATTCCTAGtcatcaatcaaaaatattaattaaaattttattctaataaaCTATATTGTATATAAAAAGTAAGTTGAagtatttaatttaaaaaaatagtattaaaatTGAAGTATAAAGTAAAGTTATCCAATCTAAATAAATTTCAACGTAAAATATCTACTGCTTTCCTTTTTCCGTCCAATATCCAATTACTATTCCACTCACATTCATTTTGATACTCACCTCAAAGACTATGTCTGTTGCTGTATCTTACAGAGCCAGAGCCTCATTTTACAGCAAATGTTAACTGTGGAAAATTAACGCTGAGACTTTCAAATGAGGAAAAACAATAAGCAAAAACCAGAAGGTAGCCTAGAAGTAAGAATTGATTTCTATTTtgattgattcaaaaataataggctttgttgataaaatcttttgattgaagtttcacttaattaatttccctaaattatattttaaccttagtttacgtaccttagcggttatttgaagaaacaattattcgtacatgatgaagaaacacaattaaacctttcaggacatggcactactagtaaatttaaacattaataaaaaataaacttgctcctacattaactactgaaataaacttataaacctgcccaaaaagggcgaaacataatgactacatctttactctcgtagtgctcctagcaaagtgtcctccgaaacgtaatctggtctctcgactggggaatccccactactgtatttagaaacaggtctcctattgggcgaatggaatcaatttgaccaatcgtcgcgtggcttctacagcctttggaccaaatagtaactgcaaaatcggtagtttgttataatttcaatgcttgctgttttccaacttatcgcattttatgtcgcgacaagaaggctaagttttagagataattccataatctacattcctcgacgactcggagccacaatttttaaatatctatcatgggaaactcgaagtcatggccgttcataatagagagagaaaataatttatttcgctaactcacttacaataatggctctagtctattgcgtattaaatttactattataacttgggaaaaggcctaaattaaagacagtgcccggcacactccccttccttccggtgtgaaacacgcaaaaagaaatctaatcaggatatgttaccatagaggcattctgtatgatttggagagtcgaatttctggattgatagtaggatccaatttgaagcgggccctcttcaaaagaaatctctttaatcattccgaaattcagcaaaatgtataactaattgagattcgtggcaagagtctttaaaactgtggcaagagtcaggacaaaacaatatggacgtgtccaccttttaagtaggcACTAAAGatggaccgagtataataatcttgaatacttcaatcactttattgagtccctggttattttcttggcaaactctaacaagggaaaacgtttaaaagacatcatagttttaattggttctatgttactctgctgttgtaaaatatgaagtacgtttgatcataatagtaaaggatgaaactttttcactctgctgaaagtattgaaatctaactatcattactatagagttgagagtgcaacatatttttaacaatataaagcaattcagtaggcaatactattctacatcgactacgattcaaagataataatggttgaaattgcattattagatcaacgcgagagctatatgacacaagcgcgattttgcattccacaatcatgagaaaaacacttttcattataatattctagtaggaaacctctacgacagaacgctagtcaaaacaaaacaatgAGTGCTAGGTTttaatcgacaattattttatacttcgcttgtcactagagtattgtaatTTTCTCACTGCCTACAACTTCAACTGGATAAATTGACTCGACAGCGATCATGGTTATTTAtctcaaactcaaagtacgtgacattttctctaaacactggaagaataattctcaaggcatgattcaataatatgaaaattcaactgGAACAACTATCTTAGCATTGGACTGCTACTGCTTGACttctgattatcaacattattgaatttaccaatacactaacacattaatagactactattacactattactgattctcaagttcactgacattttcaaccttactgTAGCCTCACATATTTCccaacaataaacttcatatcaaactagtttcaattactctactagatctcaaaatatcccaacttattcacatggaaaacttgattgcaattttactattcatcattaaaaaatttatcatttcattaaagattttcctatttttttttatttattaattcttttgactacttatctctaaagggtcctactactgttaattacctcaatttaattttcccaacaaaaattctatttcctttttgacacgaattttcctacatatttctaccttatatccccatttaaatttttaatcaacctttcaactctcaactacagaataatttaaactcacgcttaactcaagagattttcccttttcatttcaaattcaactagaagaatctcactgttaattttattttaatttaacctgTTCAGttctgttccaatatttatttctactttcactgataaccattttaacattacctaggtactcgaaaaagtttctctgttattttatttgtataccttaaccaatcactttaaatattcattgtctaaaactttcacttttcgttaccataccaaatttctaatcaactttaaactcaataataccccctttttttaccaattattacttgtgtttttgcggctgactttcctaccaaacattaacgaaccttttgactgggcttccctaaactgcattacgctgattgttttccttacaatcactacgaagactcactaaatattctagatttcggtttacgttattctactgacgagccccataactctcgaatgaaccagaccgtttactagatacaaaaaaaatcttagctcacaccatcttcggtgcctttcgctaaaattatacagttccaccgtacaaatttgcaaggttagtcacagctagattccttgatttgttacatggacaactatcgggcagtgctccgttctctctggacacggacctacactcgcgccgattacctaaattcaacaacaacacacacaggcaggacatccccgtgtcctcctctaaatcttgagtctcaactaaacaaaaaaaaattccccacagtctacaggaaacgttaccaacacaacggatctttacactatcactacgcatgcctaccgcaaaaatcacacctaaaaaaaaatatctccaataataaaactgattcaccttttcgagaataaacattactgataaaaggacttaacaacctcatctcaatcaacttattttcatacaaattcccaaggatttgattattgtttcaactttaatctacaatatctaattatttagtttaacatctcaaggccaaaactactcatcaacttttcaaaactacatatcaacaataactaataaaacagtttcctatttattctctgatggccttcgatctacctaaacttatcaaaaaaaatttcctattttcctcaaacattctcccataataatttccgaattttcctaatttacttgggttgacctttaaaatctcaatattcactttcactactactataatgatattcaactaccagacgtgagaccagaatacgtacgttgacattacaataatttctatcatcattcacggaattacagaatacaaaaattttattcagcacttagaatcagttttttttcgcctatgctagtttcttctactaatttttattctactgttaaacctttaatttctcaaaactcaatgatacctaactttatctttaagcacttcaaaagattttcattttaatggatttactgaacttAATAACTTccctatttcatctacaattatttaaacttcagaaaaattggagtagcaacaataaattattcattcaactccaaacccaaaatattgacagttaacacgttcacagaatgaattattaagtatagactcagaaaaattgatctagtatgattagagtaagttatgaaaaatttaattttttttttaggaaatttaaactccagagatttaaatatctctagacagcagagtggcCCAGTTGTGtgccaaagaagataattttgaataaaatttagaatttagaaataggccgacacatctagaaaatacctgagtctatacctaattcatgcaggtgaacgggctagagtcaagaaaacttcaattaatcttgccatgcctgatttaataggtttatcctatagaataacactacaatttgaaataatagaaaaatacaaacagcttcaataaacattggcagctaaaatcgaacaacagaaacaacaatatcatgttactttgttgacattcttcatctgattcgggggcgcattactatccccgtttagatagcaatacgtcacaaaaccaaacaagatcagtcataaaataaccaatcaatttcaacatgaaattactcaagaaagaaaaaacccgttgaacccaaatttcgtcgatagtaacccatataacccatttcataataattttgaatccccacttttgattgacattctcgaatgaacctttgtttcactacactgcactttcgttggtttgtacgttgctttatcgtcggggttacagtaccttgtttttggcggtgagcttttaccggttgaatttggcttgacggcgacgtcctcttacgtccctagacctgtcgtctgaacgggtgtcttgaagcggtgttacataaagttgcggaaccaaaggggtggtagtacaagaagttggtttgggacacacatgaaccgctgtaaataaatgtattacagcattaatttctaactcttcctacaattcatcaaaagctaaaacaggagttatctattgattacaattaattaaattctctcattctttgaatcctcattttatatagatttttatctttaaactactgattctttttatcagaattaatggatcttcttcacaaataattcaaattgaaatgatgctaacttatatgatattctTCGTTTGGTTtgtgaaatcaaatataatttttcatatagtagctcggctagtattgttggaaacttgtgcgccagccaacttttattttatttattatttatgaactataggacacaatccaagtgtaaataacgggcattcgccaaaactgctcagaaccttaattaaaaatgaacattccagagtttatgatttgatttacctacaaataccagtccaaaaactagtatcaactgaaattatgaatttatcacctaataaaacaagacattttataacacaataaaagaaaaaaatattgaaaatttcactttaaggaaagataatgtttgccttataagattcacctttaattaaataaaattagtagacacatagaaaataatttaaattgtattaaaatttgaacattcattaatattaatttcctggagaagaaaaactttcttcttcgtctattaagatttctatcataaaaaatttactaaatcattcgacagccttaatgacataagaaaacagagtctgaaaaatataaattaaaaaatgtcataaactcaatatgaacataatcttaaaatttttattccaatttaaaggctatcttcctgactttcagcaatactctacgataatatatctccaggaacaataactcaaatgtaacgtaactgaaaactttctatacttctgtagaaaaaaattataagtatcttccatcactaataaaatcaaaaggattattctcaatcaatattattaacttgaaaaataacaggctttgttgataaaatctttgattgaagtttcacttaattaatttccctaaattatattttaaccttagtttacgtaccttagcggttatttgaagaaacaattattcgtacatgatgaagaaacacaattaaacctttcaggacatggcactactagtaaatttaaacattaataaaaaataaactagctcctacattaactactgaaataaacttataaacctgcccaaaagggcgaaacataatgactacatctttactctcgtagtgctcctagcaaagtgtcctccgaaacgtaatctggtctctcgactggggaatccccactactgtatttagaaacaggtctcctattgggcgaatggaatcaatttgaccaatcgtcgcgtggcttctacagcctttggaccaaatagtaactgcaaaatcggtagtttgttataatttcaatgcttgctgttttccaacttatcgcattttatgtcgcgacaagaaggctaagttttagagataattccataatctacattcctcgacgactcggagccacaatttttaaatatctatcatgggaaactcgaagtcatggccgttcataatagagagagaaaataatttatttcgctaactcacttacaataatggctctagtctattgcgtgttaaatttactattataacttgggaaaaggcctaaattaaagacagtgcccggcacaGCGGGTAATAAATAGTAAAGTATTGATAAAGGAAAGAAACGTGTATGGGAAGTTAAATTCACGAATTCACGCATCATGACGTCTGAAATagtggactgattaacttaaaattttgcatatagattctcaattcaccatGGATAGTGATTggcccattttaaatttttcgagatttcagtaggtcaagttttcaaatagacccttgcggagcacgagttATGTGCTAGTTTTCTCTAAGCGAAGTAATTCTCTAGCATTCATCATCATGCCTTTAGAGTTTCTTAGAACTCCATTTTGGACTATTTGGACTATTTCGATCTGCTCAGGGTGTCGAAATTGATTTTCATCTGAGCTGAGAAGagtttatattaaataatattcacaCAATTTCACCATACCACAGTCACACAGTTCCTTTATTGGACCGATCAATCACATTACCAGTGTGACCTGCTATTTCCACAACTTGCAATTTCAATTACTGTAGACTACACTTTTCATTCCAATTACattgaatttcaattactgTAGGATAGATTCATATCAAATTCCATATTAATAACTTTCAATGTAATGAATATTGGAAATTGCATGAATTCAACACCTGAAATCGATAAATTTATGCAATAGATTAGAGTTTGACATCCTGGCAAAATGAATTATGGATCGAATAGAATCGTGTTTTGATTACAAAGATTATTGgtatatattaatttaattttttttttgctttgcAGATGGCCAGTTTCAGAGTTACTTGTTTGACAATCCTCATTGCATCTCTCGTAATCATGAGTGTATCTGGTGAGTAAATTGATCACTTCTGTATACTTGAAAATACATTACTTCATTCGTTTGAAATTATGATTAGTATCTCGCCACTCTATCATCAGATATTTTTACCTTTatgttaatttattcataagTCTTTAATAAGAATACGTCTGTCTGGTTCTCTGGTataaactataaaaatataCTTAAAGAAATTCTTTCGATCTTATCAGAGCATACCTTATCAGATTCCTATAGGCTTAAAAGAAAACTGACTGAGCATCATATAAAACTGAACAAATAATGGTTtcacaaattatttttcaaaaatttatttaattgttattgtaatttttcCAATTCCACTGAGTGTTTCAAATTCACTCTTGTAATGTGTTTCTCTTCACTCTCCTCAAATATGTATTTCTATAACCATGATTTAATGAAATCACGGTTGCAAATTTCAATCACAAAACACTCAATGTGAGCATTTGCAGCCttcaagaaatacatttttatatactTGTTGAATTATCAGTAACTCACAACTCACAAATGCCGTAAAAAGCGACTATATACCACAACACAGCATAGATATTGACCAATTGGATCTTAAGTCACTTAAATATCATTATGATTACAATACCGTTATCAAGATATACTTTATACACAAATTCAGTCATGTCAATGGAAACTAGTTCTTCTGGATGAGAACTTAATTATACAAgcacatttcaaattgattcagCTTTCTTTTCTGGATTTGAATTGCCTTGAACATGACATTATGATTACTTATCGATCTGATTTGATAAAATGATTCAATGTACCCTAACTCAACTAAGTTCTCTCAGACTTCAAGTTTTGTATTGTGATACAGcagaaactattcatctataATGCATTATGAATTAAGTGATGCTGAGATAGGggtgattgaataaaaatgattgttAATTGTTGCAGCGCATCACCCCCCTGGCTCCCCGTGCTGGGAAAAGGCTGAGAGAGGAAGCTGTAATGGCAAGGTGACCCGCTACTTCCACAACCATGATGATGACAAGTGTGAGCCGTTCGTCTACAGCGGCTGCGGTGGAAATGGAAACAACTTCAACTCATACCAAGATTGCCAGAAGGCATGTGCTCATGCTCACTAACCATCAATTCCTAGTCATCaatcaaatataaattaaaattctattctaataaACTATATTGTATATAAAAAGTAAGTTGAagtatttaatttaaaaaatagtattaaaatTGAAGTATAAAGTAAAGTTATCCAAtctaaataaatttcaatgtaaaatatctACTGCTTTCCTTTTTCCGTCCAATATCCAATTACTATTTCACTCACATTCATTTTGATACTCACCTCAAAGACTATGTCTGTTGCTGTATCTT
The genomic region above belongs to Nilaparvata lugens isolate BPH chromosome 5, ASM1435652v1, whole genome shotgun sequence and contains:
- the LOC111045504 gene encoding PI-actitoxin-Axm2b-like isoform X3, yielding MASFRVTCLTILIASLVIMSVSAHHPPGSPCWEKAERGSCNGKVTRYFHNHDDDKCEPFVYSGCGGNGNNFNSYQDCQKACAHAH
- the LOC111045504 gene encoding PI-actitoxin-Axm2b-like isoform X1 — encoded protein: MASFRVTCLTILIASLVIMSVSAHHPPGSPCWEKAERGSCNGKVTRYFHNHDDDKCEPFVYSGCGGNGNNFNSYQDCQKACAHAH